A stretch of the Litorilinea aerophila genome encodes the following:
- a CDS encoding ribonuclease H-like domain-containing protein, protein MSSVLDRLRRLQSLREQKKPAEAQLPPPPQAPDFGAADPWGRLEELVPGQEVENELGTYYVSTRAVPLHQRRGPQALGDLLTQQPAIFAPFHPQFRLDGMADFQQAAFLDTETTGLGAGAGVYCFMVGVGTFETWDTSAPGANGQEPSPTHFVVRQFFMRHPGEEGAMLAGLADFLARCSMTVTFNGRTFDLPLLRTRFFQNRSRLQAARVQVPLLAEDGPHLDLLHPARRLWRRRLQSCRLLHLEQQILGWQRSEEDVPGHLIPLLYADYLRSGNARPMRRVFYHNQEDIVTMVALAGQLSHIFNVEADGSPAPTPLYGPDWLALGHCHERAGCLADAESAYRQAVELLATPQEQAEAFRRLGLLLKRQGRWSEAVEIWQRWLSSVPGTDPTPFEELAKYCEWQLRDLAQAEMWTSWALHTLRREAARPQADPPTREAIRRLEHRLQRLQRKQAGG, encoded by the coding sequence ATGTCATCGGTCCTGGATCGCCTGCGTCGCCTGCAGAGCCTGCGGGAACAGAAAAAGCCCGCCGAAGCCCAGCTGCCGCCCCCACCCCAGGCGCCCGACTTCGGGGCCGCCGACCCCTGGGGCCGTCTGGAGGAGCTGGTGCCCGGCCAGGAGGTGGAGAACGAGCTGGGCACCTACTACGTGAGCACCCGGGCCGTCCCCCTCCACCAGCGGCGGGGTCCCCAGGCCCTGGGCGATCTGTTGACCCAACAACCGGCCATCTTCGCCCCTTTTCACCCCCAGTTCCGCCTGGATGGCATGGCGGATTTCCAACAGGCCGCGTTTCTGGACACAGAGACCACCGGCCTGGGCGCCGGCGCGGGGGTCTACTGTTTCATGGTGGGCGTGGGCACCTTCGAGACGTGGGACACATCCGCCCCTGGCGCCAACGGTCAGGAACCTTCTCCCACTCACTTCGTGGTGCGGCAATTCTTCATGCGCCACCCGGGCGAAGAGGGAGCCATGCTGGCCGGCCTGGCCGACTTCCTGGCCCGCTGCTCCATGACGGTCACTTTCAATGGCCGCACCTTTGACCTCCCCCTGCTGCGCACCCGCTTTTTTCAGAACCGCAGCCGCCTGCAGGCCGCGCGGGTCCAGGTGCCCCTGCTGGCCGAGGATGGCCCCCACCTGGATCTCCTCCACCCGGCCCGGCGGCTGTGGCGACGTCGCCTGCAGAGCTGCCGCCTCCTCCACCTGGAGCAGCAGATCCTGGGCTGGCAGCGCAGCGAGGAGGACGTGCCCGGCCACCTGATCCCCCTCCTCTATGCCGACTATCTGCGCAGCGGCAACGCCCGGCCCATGCGCCGAGTCTTCTACCACAACCAGGAAGACATCGTCACCATGGTGGCCCTGGCCGGGCAACTGAGCCACATCTTCAACGTCGAGGCAGACGGCTCCCCGGCCCCCACTCCCCTCTACGGGCCGGACTGGCTGGCCCTGGGCCACTGCCACGAACGGGCAGGCTGTCTGGCCGATGCGGAGTCCGCCTATCGCCAGGCGGTGGAGCTCCTGGCCACGCCCCAGGAGCAGGCGGAGGCCTTCCGGCGGCTGGGGCTGCTCCTCAAGCGCCAGGGACGCTGGAGCGAGGCCGTCGAGATCTGGCAGCGCTGGCTTTCGTCCGTGCCCGGCACCGACCCGACGCCCTTCGAGGAGCTGGCCAAGTACTGCGAGTGGCAGCTACGGGATCTGGCCCAGGCGGAGATGTGGACCAGCTGGGCCCTGCACACCCTGCGCCGGGAGGCCGCTCGGCCCCAGGCTGATCCGCCCACCCGGGAGGCCATCCGACGCCTGGAGCATCGCCTGCAGCGCCTGCAGCGCAAGCAGGCGGGGGGATAG
- a CDS encoding PD-(D/E)XK nuclease family protein: MAVSLYLSPDNQAALAHLQALVERVKAADPLAPVWVLLPRAQIAHRLRRHLGDTFNLHIFQFYGLAQVVLHAIGQEPIHEIHSTAARRLVHTLLRSLHQAGQLSTFAPVWDKPGFTDVVLAWLREMKTQGILPREVAREARRTGTERDRQLALLYQEYQRFLQEHRLSDADGLLWLAADQLAQQPGNFRQEGPLFVYGFDQFSPVEMALLAGLAPCFDHLHLYLLWDPDRPASSLALTRLDATRRQILAQLAPQQVQTLPATPRPHAVTHLRAHLFEPQAKAIAPGPDLVLVEAPSREAEVRAALRAIKKLLLDGVPPQAIALLAPRPGAYGRLVETVAQEYGVPVAVESTLATNPAVAALLNALSLWPDFPWRQTFDLLRSPYVDVSAWLGETEIDLLDQLTRERPVIAGLSQWHHALRPLTLSLDDGQVDDEDRSEPPLVARLAPEILAALRSGLDGLFQHLTPPAQGTHADYALWLQTAILGLFPEENEPQASLHLLTCCRQGPYPDRDLDALSLALHSLRQLIAAVALTGAAPGEPPTVTWEEFRRDLREILPAVPVLPPGGDGQVRFDTLESVRGLTPDYLFVLGLSEGEFPTPPPPDVLYAAHERRDAGIPLRRPVPGEEATLWWQAVSNVGQRLTLLRPWLDDRGEEWPPSPYWQAVVDLFAPLTPVRIPVAAPPPLEEAASPEELAVVLARAGARQVPEALAPLWRWGQQGHWLWQQRESPHPGPFQGVIQAADLQEELAHRYGPEHIWSASRLNQYHTCPFGFFARQVLGLTPRPDPEEGLDARQRGSLLHAILERLYRRLCAEETVPTPATQAQVLACLDACCTEIFQDAPQRYGFRPSPLWHHEQAEIRRQLAALLRWECQENGDRPGFHPFQQELAFGTAGGYPPAHIADGDGRAIRLRGIIDRIDRDEDGRLRIIDYKSGSTRYNGRDIEEGRAVQVALYALAAEQLFGEGVVVESIYLHIPTRELSGRLDFAQEKARSTLAAACRAVSQAAEAASAGHFPNLPSRPVGLVGTCADWCDLADLCQVPRHGRFQRAKVQ, translated from the coding sequence ATGGCGGTCTCCCTCTACCTCTCCCCCGACAACCAGGCCGCCCTGGCGCACCTCCAGGCCCTGGTGGAACGCGTCAAGGCGGCCGACCCCCTGGCGCCGGTCTGGGTGCTGTTGCCCCGGGCGCAGATCGCCCACCGGCTGCGCCGGCACCTGGGCGACACCTTCAACCTGCACATCTTCCAGTTCTACGGGCTGGCCCAGGTCGTGCTCCACGCCATCGGCCAGGAGCCCATCCACGAGATCCACAGTACCGCCGCCCGGCGGCTGGTCCATACCCTCCTGCGCAGCCTGCACCAGGCCGGACAGCTCTCCACCTTTGCGCCCGTCTGGGACAAGCCCGGCTTCACCGACGTGGTGCTGGCCTGGCTGCGGGAGATGAAGACCCAGGGCATCCTCCCCCGAGAGGTGGCCCGGGAGGCCCGGCGCACCGGCACCGAACGGGACCGGCAACTGGCCCTGCTCTACCAGGAGTACCAGCGCTTTCTGCAGGAACACCGCCTCTCCGACGCCGATGGGCTGCTCTGGCTGGCCGCCGACCAGCTAGCCCAACAGCCGGGCAACTTCCGCCAGGAGGGGCCCCTCTTCGTCTACGGCTTCGACCAGTTCAGCCCGGTGGAAATGGCGCTCCTGGCCGGCCTGGCCCCCTGCTTCGACCATCTCCACCTCTACCTGCTGTGGGATCCCGACCGGCCAGCATCCAGCCTGGCCCTGACCCGGCTGGACGCCACCCGGCGCCAGATCCTGGCCCAGCTCGCCCCCCAACAGGTGCAGACCCTGCCGGCCACGCCCCGCCCCCACGCGGTCACCCACCTCCGGGCCCACCTCTTCGAGCCCCAGGCCAAAGCCATCGCCCCGGGACCAGACCTTGTCCTGGTGGAAGCCCCTTCCCGAGAGGCAGAGGTGCGGGCTGCCCTGCGGGCCATCAAAAAGCTGCTGCTGGACGGCGTCCCCCCCCAGGCCATCGCACTGCTCGCGCCCCGGCCCGGGGCCTACGGGCGCCTGGTGGAGACCGTGGCCCAGGAGTACGGGGTGCCGGTGGCCGTGGAGAGCACCCTGGCCACCAACCCGGCGGTGGCCGCGCTGCTCAACGCCCTGAGCCTCTGGCCCGACTTCCCCTGGCGTCAGACCTTTGACCTGCTCCGCTCGCCCTACGTGGACGTGAGCGCCTGGCTGGGTGAAACGGAGATCGATCTACTGGACCAGCTGACCCGAGAACGGCCGGTGATCGCTGGCCTCTCCCAGTGGCACCACGCCCTGCGCCCCCTCACCCTCTCCCTGGACGACGGCCAGGTGGACGACGAAGATCGCAGCGAACCGCCCCTGGTGGCCCGGCTCGCCCCCGAGATCCTGGCCGCCCTGCGCTCCGGCCTGGACGGGCTCTTCCAACACCTGACGCCGCCCGCCCAGGGCACCCACGCCGACTATGCCCTCTGGCTGCAGACAGCCATCCTGGGCCTCTTCCCGGAGGAGAACGAGCCCCAGGCCTCCCTGCATCTGCTGACCTGCTGCCGGCAGGGTCCCTACCCGGACCGAGATCTGGATGCCCTGAGCCTGGCCCTCCACTCTCTGCGCCAGCTCATCGCCGCCGTGGCGCTCACAGGGGCCGCGCCGGGCGAGCCCCCAACGGTGACGTGGGAGGAGTTCCGCCGGGATCTGCGGGAGATCCTGCCCGCGGTGCCTGTCCTCCCCCCGGGCGGGGACGGCCAGGTCCGCTTCGACACCCTGGAGAGCGTGCGCGGCCTGACGCCGGACTATCTCTTTGTGCTGGGGCTGAGCGAGGGCGAATTTCCCACCCCACCTCCGCCGGACGTCCTCTACGCGGCCCACGAACGCCGGGACGCCGGCATCCCCCTGCGCCGGCCCGTGCCCGGTGAAGAGGCCACCCTCTGGTGGCAGGCAGTCAGCAACGTGGGCCAACGCCTCACCCTGCTGCGCCCGTGGCTGGACGACCGGGGGGAAGAGTGGCCGCCCTCCCCCTACTGGCAGGCAGTGGTGGACCTCTTCGCCCCCCTCACCCCGGTGCGGATCCCCGTGGCCGCGCCCCCGCCCCTGGAAGAGGCTGCCAGCCCGGAGGAGCTGGCTGTGGTTCTGGCCCGGGCCGGCGCCCGGCAGGTGCCCGAGGCCCTGGCTCCCCTGTGGCGATGGGGGCAGCAGGGGCACTGGCTGTGGCAACAGCGGGAATCTCCGCATCCGGGCCCTTTCCAGGGGGTGATCCAGGCCGCGGACCTGCAGGAGGAACTGGCCCACCGCTACGGGCCGGAGCACATCTGGAGCGCGTCCCGACTGAACCAGTACCACACCTGTCCGTTCGGCTTCTTCGCCCGACAGGTGCTGGGACTGACGCCCCGACCGGATCCAGAAGAGGGGCTGGACGCCCGCCAGCGGGGCAGCCTGCTCCACGCCATCCTGGAGCGGCTCTACCGCCGGCTCTGTGCCGAGGAGACGGTGCCCACCCCGGCCACCCAGGCCCAGGTGCTGGCCTGCCTGGATGCATGCTGTACGGAGATCTTCCAGGACGCCCCCCAGCGTTACGGCTTCCGCCCCAGCCCCCTCTGGCACCACGAACAGGCCGAAATCCGGCGCCAGCTCGCCGCGCTGCTGCGCTGGGAGTGCCAGGAAAACGGCGATCGGCCCGGCTTTCATCCCTTCCAGCAGGAGCTGGCCTTCGGCACGGCCGGGGGATATCCACCGGCCCACATCGCCGATGGCGACGGCCGCGCCATCCGCCTGCGGGGCATCATCGACCGCATCGACCGGGACGAGGACGGCCGGCTGCGCATCATCGACTACAAGAGCGGCAGCACCCGCTACAACGGGCGAGACATCGAAGAGGGCCGGGCCGTCCAGGTGGCCCTCTACGCCCTGGCTGCAGAGCAGCTCTTCGGGGAAGGGGTTGTGGTGGAAAGCATCTACCTCCACATCCCCACGCGGGAACTGAGTGGCCGGCTGGACTTCGCCCAGGAGAAGGCACGGAGCACCCTGGCAGCCGCCTGTCGCGCGGTGAGCCAGGCCGCCGAAGCAGCGAGCGCCGGCCACTTCCCCAACCTGCCCTCCCGCCCCGTGGGCCTGGTCGGCACCTGCGCCGACTGGTGCGACCTGGCCGACCTCTGCCAGGTGCCCCGCCACGGCCGTTTCCAGAGGGCAAAGGTACAATGA
- a CDS encoding carbohydrate ABC transporter permease, translating to MATLTSKPKLQALPYRPPAVLRNLTNWVFMVPALFFFLGYMVYPILRVLFISFTNYKYLSTEPAQWVGLQNYVDALQDPVMYAGLWRATQFTLMFLPGTIIIPLLLAVLVDRVQHRGLATFYRIIILIPAVIPGPMIFVLWKWLYNFQIGPINYILVEVLHLFTPQTAPQWLGGTPLTLPAVAIFEVWWGLGYHTMFFLAGLAAIPKELYEAARIDGANEWKLLLHVTIPRLRPVLAVLVVLRFGSAMAVIDEFLIFGGFNRASPTYTWTVYMYDLAFKIGEWLQGYAAAIGWIGAMAMMVVVAGLLYVFRPQD from the coding sequence ATGGCCACACTGACCTCCAAACCGAAACTCCAGGCCCTTCCCTACCGCCCGCCGGCCGTGTTGCGTAACCTGACCAACTGGGTCTTCATGGTGCCGGCCCTGTTTTTCTTCCTGGGCTACATGGTCTACCCCATCCTGCGGGTGCTCTTCATCAGCTTCACCAACTACAAATACCTGAGCACCGAGCCGGCCCAATGGGTGGGCTTGCAGAACTACGTGGACGCCCTGCAGGACCCGGTCATGTACGCCGGCCTGTGGCGGGCCACCCAGTTCACCCTCATGTTCTTGCCCGGCACCATCATCATCCCTCTCCTGCTGGCCGTGCTGGTGGACCGGGTACAGCATCGAGGCCTGGCTACCTTCTACCGCATCATCATCCTGATCCCGGCGGTGATCCCCGGCCCCATGATCTTCGTGCTCTGGAAGTGGCTCTACAACTTCCAGATCGGCCCCATCAACTACATCCTGGTGGAGGTGCTCCACCTCTTCACTCCCCAGACCGCGCCCCAGTGGCTGGGTGGCACCCCCCTGACCCTGCCCGCAGTGGCCATCTTCGAGGTCTGGTGGGGGCTGGGCTACCACACCATGTTCTTCCTGGCCGGGCTGGCCGCCATCCCCAAGGAGCTCTACGAGGCCGCCCGCATCGACGGGGCCAACGAGTGGAAGCTCCTGCTCCACGTCACCATCCCCCGCCTGCGCCCGGTCCTGGCCGTGCTGGTGGTCCTCCGCTTCGGCTCGGCCATGGCAGTCATCGACGAGTTTCTCATCTTCGGCGGCTTCAACCGGGCCTCGCCCACCTACACCTGGACCGTCTACATGTACGACCTGGCCTTCAAGATCGGTGAGTGGCTCCAGGGCTACGCCGCGGCCATCGGCTGGATCGGCGCCATGGCCATGATGGTGGTGGTGGCCGGCCTGCTCTATGTCTTCCGCCCCCAGGATTAG
- a CDS encoding carbohydrate ABC transporter permease, translated as MTVSHAHLRRRRQIATLAKHLVINFFVLIILLPLAWVFLLSIKSIPDAYTGALWPEQFDFTHYAYVLEKIETLPRNLWNSVYVTLATVFITSLCAVLGGYALVHLELPGRRLVLFGLIASLYFPVRVVSLISIFEIQRTLGLINTTSGLILPYVTLNLAISILIMRSIFEQIPRELIDAARIDGCGPWRTLVSVTLPLITNGLVVVLIVNFVTAWGEYLLAATLTNDQIVRTLPVVLASAHGGMGQWAWPRIAAVYVIVIAPGILVFALAQKFFFQGLLEGALKA; from the coding sequence ATGACCGTTTCCCACGCCCATCTTCGTCGCCGCCGACAGATAGCCACCCTGGCCAAGCACCTGGTCATCAACTTCTTCGTGCTCATCATCCTGCTGCCCCTGGCCTGGGTTTTTCTGCTTTCCATCAAGTCCATCCCGGACGCCTACACCGGCGCCCTCTGGCCGGAGCAGTTCGACTTCACCCACTACGCCTACGTGCTGGAGAAGATCGAGACCCTGCCCCGCAACCTGTGGAACAGCGTCTACGTCACCCTGGCCACCGTCTTCATCACCTCCCTCTGTGCGGTGTTGGGCGGCTACGCGCTGGTACACCTGGAGCTGCCCGGCCGTCGGCTGGTGCTCTTTGGCCTCATCGCCTCCCTCTACTTCCCGGTGCGGGTGGTCTCCCTCATCTCCATCTTCGAGATCCAGCGCACCCTGGGGCTCATCAACACCACCAGCGGCCTGATCCTGCCCTACGTGACCCTGAACCTGGCCATCAGCATCCTGATCATGCGCAGCATCTTCGAGCAGATCCCCCGAGAGCTCATCGACGCTGCCCGCATCGACGGCTGCGGGCCATGGCGGACCCTGGTGTCGGTGACCCTGCCCCTGATCACCAACGGCCTGGTGGTGGTCCTCATCGTCAACTTCGTCACCGCCTGGGGCGAATACCTGCTGGCCGCCACCCTCACCAACGACCAGATCGTGCGCACCCTGCCCGTGGTGCTGGCCTCGGCCCACGGCGGCATGGGCCAGTGGGCGTGGCCCCGCATCGCCGCGGTCTACGTCATCGTCATCGCGCCGGGTATTCTGGTCTTTGCCCTGGCCCAGAAGTTCTTCTTCCAGGGCCTGCTGGAGGGCGCACTGAAGGCGTAG
- a CDS encoding aminoglycoside phosphotransferase family protein — MTHTKMHADELTIPLSLVRRLVADQFPRWAHLPLEPVPSAGTDNAMYRLGDEMAVRLPRVPWAAGQVAREQRWLPRLAPHLPLAVPTPLALGRPAYGYPWHWSIYRWLPGENATRAPLADPAQAAIALAGFITALQGIDPTGGPRPGPGNSSRGVPLAARDAQVRAAIAALDGAFDADAVTAAWEAALRVPVWDGPPVWIHGDLQGGNLLVQDGQLCAVIDFGCLGVGDPACDLQVAWNFFAAEARAVFRASLAVDEATWARGRGWALSVGVIAYPYYRESNPVLAGIARHAIQEVLAEERLAR; from the coding sequence ATGACCCACACCAAGATGCATGCAGATGAATTGACCATCCCCCTGTCCCTGGTCCGGCGGCTGGTGGCGGACCAGTTTCCCCGCTGGGCTCACCTGCCCCTGGAGCCGGTGCCCTCTGCCGGGACGGACAACGCCATGTATCGGCTGGGCGACGAGATGGCCGTGCGGCTGCCCCGGGTGCCCTGGGCGGCCGGGCAGGTGGCCCGGGAGCAGCGTTGGCTGCCCCGGCTGGCCCCCCACTTGCCCCTGGCCGTGCCGACGCCCCTGGCCCTGGGCCGACCGGCCTACGGTTACCCCTGGCACTGGTCCATCTACCGCTGGCTGCCGGGGGAAAATGCCACCCGGGCGCCCCTGGCCGATCCGGCCCAGGCTGCCATCGCGCTGGCCGGCTTCATCACCGCCCTGCAGGGAATCGACCCCACCGGCGGGCCGCGGCCGGGTCCCGGGAACTCCTCCCGGGGCGTCCCCCTGGCGGCGCGGGATGCCCAGGTCCGGGCCGCCATCGCCGCGCTGGACGGCGCGTTCGATGCCGATGCGGTGACGGCCGCGTGGGAGGCGGCCCTCCGGGTGCCGGTGTGGGATGGCCCGCCCGTCTGGATCCACGGCGACCTGCAGGGGGGAAATTTGCTGGTGCAGGATGGGCAGCTCTGCGCGGTCATCGACTTTGGCTGTCTGGGGGTGGGGGATCCGGCCTGCGACCTGCAGGTGGCCTGGAACTTCTTCGCGGCGGAAGCCCGGGCCGTCTTCCGGGCCAGCCTGGCCGTGGACGAGGCGACCTGGGCCCGTGGCCGGGGCTGGGCCCTGTCGGTGGGGGTGATCGCCTACCCGTACTACCGGGAGAGCAACCCGGTGCTGGCCGGCATCGCGCGCCACGCCATCCAGGAGGTGCTGGCGGAGGAGCGGTTGGCCCGATAG
- a CDS encoding bifunctional metallophosphatase/5'-nucleotidase, with translation MIGLHTAELNNAPPGCLRLVRAPYPPAADPTGALYLLVGDATAGPVEQIVPVPGISLPTERLLPDDVTFRLKVLHFNDLHGHVARFTPHGTQPVFSRMAWRIGQARRQAAPHPHRAVLTLAAGDDLVGAVFDELLGDGPETFRAHVGYRLYSAAGVDACAMGNHDLDRGTRLLAHALEQEARFPLLTANLTGCPWLVGRCFPAALFLLKGLRVGVIGLTTPAQIAPQPNSPLRFVDPVQVLHNLLPAFRPLCDVCILLSHLGYSLESASAAVQLAGDVELAASLPPGSVHLIVGGHTHHVLNEQGLSARNIVNGIPIVQAGTLGRYLGEVDITVARAAAVTNVRLTPTADLPVDEAFERRHVQPLVQQVQAVWNRVLGTVDDNPELGTDMVRNSFAAMESPLANFIADALVARCRRAGYPVDLAMVDASCLRCGLPPGPLTFGHWFNIMPFADTIRLCRMTGSQLQQLLMDNARRADRPGEPHTERGFLQFSQEVRYTLELGENRSRAQARDITVDGIPLEAQLERLFLVACTSFVGLAAADWERTMASQSPEEGPLLPLQDLPRQDTGLFLRDELVAYIMERGGVTANTGARRDGRLQILEPVAQAVGR, from the coding sequence ATGATTGGTCTTCACACGGCTGAACTGAACAACGCCCCGCCGGGCTGCCTGCGTCTGGTGCGTGCCCCCTACCCTCCGGCTGCCGACCCCACGGGGGCCCTCTATCTGCTGGTGGGCGATGCCACCGCAGGACCTGTGGAGCAGATCGTGCCGGTCCCCGGTATTTCCCTGCCGACCGAACGCCTGCTGCCGGATGACGTGACCTTTCGGCTGAAGGTCCTGCACTTCAACGACCTCCACGGCCATGTGGCCCGCTTCACCCCCCACGGCACCCAACCGGTCTTCTCCCGTATGGCCTGGCGGATCGGGCAGGCCCGCCGTCAGGCGGCGCCTCACCCCCATCGGGCCGTGCTGACCCTGGCCGCCGGCGATGACCTGGTGGGGGCCGTCTTCGACGAATTGTTGGGGGATGGGCCGGAAACCTTCCGGGCCCACGTGGGCTATCGCCTGTACAGCGCCGCCGGCGTGGATGCCTGCGCCATGGGCAACCATGACCTGGACCGGGGGACGCGCCTGCTGGCCCACGCCCTGGAACAGGAGGCCCGCTTTCCCCTGCTCACGGCCAACCTGACCGGCTGTCCCTGGCTTGTCGGCCGCTGTTTTCCAGCCGCGCTCTTCCTGCTCAAGGGGCTGCGGGTCGGCGTCATCGGCCTGACCACCCCGGCCCAGATTGCCCCCCAGCCGAATTCGCCGCTCCGCTTTGTCGATCCCGTCCAGGTGCTCCACAACCTGCTGCCGGCCTTCCGCCCCCTGTGCGACGTCTGCATTCTCCTGAGCCACCTGGGCTACAGCCTGGAGAGCGCCAGCGCCGCGGTGCAGCTCGCCGGGGATGTGGAACTGGCGGCCAGCCTGCCGCCGGGCAGCGTGCACCTCATCGTGGGCGGCCACACCCACCATGTCCTCAACGAACAGGGACTCAGCGCACGCAACATCGTCAACGGCATTCCCATCGTCCAGGCCGGCACCCTGGGTCGCTACCTGGGCGAGGTGGACATCACCGTGGCCCGGGCCGCGGCGGTCACCAACGTCCGCCTGACGCCCACGGCCGACCTGCCGGTGGACGAAGCGTTTGAACGCCGCCATGTGCAGCCCCTGGTCCAGCAGGTGCAGGCCGTGTGGAACCGGGTGCTGGGAACGGTGGACGACAACCCGGAGCTGGGCACCGACATGGTACGCAACAGCTTTGCCGCCATGGAGTCGCCCCTGGCCAACTTCATCGCCGATGCCCTGGTGGCCCGCTGCCGCCGGGCCGGCTACCCCGTGGACCTGGCCATGGTGGATGCCTCCTGCCTGCGCTGCGGCCTGCCGCCGGGTCCCCTCACCTTCGGCCACTGGTTCAACATCATGCCCTTCGCCGATACCATCCGCCTTTGCCGGATGACTGGCAGCCAGCTCCAGCAGCTGCTGATGGACAACGCGCGACGGGCCGACCGGCCGGGCGAGCCCCACACCGAACGGGGCTTTCTCCAGTTCAGTCAGGAGGTCCGCTACACCCTGGAGCTGGGCGAAAATCGGTCACGGGCCCAGGCCCGGGACATCACCGTGGATGGGATCCCGCTGGAGGCACAGTTGGAGCGGTTGTTCCTGGTGGCCTGCACCAGCTTCGTGGGCCTGGCGGCCGCCGACTGGGAGCGAACCATGGCCAGCCAGAGCCCAGAGGAGGGGCCATTGCTCCCTCTGCAGGACCTGCCCAGACAGGACACGGGCCTGTTTCTGCGGGATGAGCTGGTGGCGTACATCATGGAACGGGGCGGAGTCACCGCCAACACCGGCGCCCGCCGGGATGGCCGGCTGCAGATTCTGGAGCCCGTTGCCCAGGCTGTGGGGCGCTGA
- a CDS encoding nucleotidyltransferase family protein, which yields MPLPIHLYKEAIADFCRRWGIVEFAIFGSALRDDFRPDSDVDVLVSFAPGMQPSFQQWLTMIEELENMFGRKVALVERRTVEASKNYIRRKHILNHLEQVHVAG from the coding sequence ATGCCGTTGCCAATCCACTTGTATAAAGAGGCCATCGCGGATTTCTGTCGCCGCTGGGGCATTGTGGAATTCGCCATTTTTGGATCTGCCCTGCGGGACGATTTTCGTCCTGACAGTGACGTGGACGTACTGGTCTCCTTCGCGCCAGGCATGCAGCCGTCTTTTCAGCAGTGGCTGACGATGATTGAGGAGTTGGAGAACATGTTCGGCCGCAAGGTGGCTCTGGTGGAGCGGCGCACGGTTGAGGCGAGCAAGAACTACATCCGCCGAAAACACATTCTGAACCACCTGGAGCAGGTCCATGTGGCGGGATGA
- a CDS encoding ABC transporter substrate-binding protein has translation MSRREEEYLIQEALLNRLRRGQMDRRQFMTRMLAAGLGLSGVSAAIAGCMPAPAPAAPQAGSAASSQGAASSGERPLTPTFYQWIVDLHPSIPEVNQRFENLNFQIAPVEGFGIERFVAEAKNQESTWDVYVGMTPFVEMTALIEAGVIEPWDEYIPKEVVDDLIPSIREECTVDGKLYSWPFLLDIIGMGWNSELTDQAGITSIPTTWDEYLAASQQIVDSGAALYGCTFDAHGWRSLAPFTHSLSTDVYTEEGLFDFTSEPAIEALKLMKEMMALSHPDILLEGATDGGVNGTPDEVAFAARKVAYYTKYFNAPLRMAANWPDPSKLKMAGLPKFAGGEGATVFWTTGACLFKYGKNKEKAAEYVRALTYDEQIWRDSIAGSATAHPGQLPPYASLYAKWDANPPDWMPPFVGLIRDQLPIARAIPNHLFGLTQFQIGKPHWETYLTGEEPDPMVAMQAAKDAVLAELEKARS, from the coding sequence ATGTCACGCCGTGAAGAAGAATACCTGATCCAGGAAGCCTTGTTGAACCGGCTGCGCCGGGGACAGATGGATCGCCGCCAGTTCATGACCCGCATGTTGGCCGCGGGCCTGGGCCTGAGCGGCGTGAGTGCGGCCATTGCCGGCTGCATGCCAGCCCCTGCACCTGCAGCTCCCCAGGCCGGCTCCGCTGCCTCGTCGCAGGGCGCAGCCAGCAGCGGCGAACGCCCCCTGACCCCCACCTTCTACCAGTGGATTGTGGACCTCCACCCCAGCATCCCGGAAGTCAACCAGCGCTTCGAAAACCTGAACTTCCAGATCGCGCCGGTGGAGGGCTTCGGCATCGAACGCTTCGTGGCCGAGGCCAAGAACCAGGAGAGCACCTGGGACGTCTACGTGGGCATGACCCCCTTCGTGGAGATGACCGCGCTGATCGAGGCCGGCGTCATCGAGCCCTGGGACGAGTACATCCCCAAGGAAGTGGTGGACGACCTGATCCCCTCCATCCGGGAGGAGTGCACGGTAGACGGCAAGCTCTACAGCTGGCCCTTCCTGCTGGACATCATCGGCATGGGCTGGAACTCGGAGCTGACCGACCAGGCCGGCATCACCTCCATCCCCACCACCTGGGATGAGTACCTGGCCGCCTCCCAACAGATCGTGGACTCCGGCGCGGCTCTCTACGGCTGCACCTTCGACGCCCACGGCTGGCGCTCCCTGGCCCCCTTCACCCACAGCCTGAGCACCGACGTCTACACCGAGGAAGGGCTCTTCGACTTCACCAGCGAGCCCGCCATCGAGGCCCTCAAGCTCATGAAGGAGATGATGGCCCTCTCCCACCCGGACATCCTGCTGGAAGGCGCCACCGACGGCGGCGTCAACGGCACGCCGGACGAGGTGGCCTTTGCCGCGCGCAAGGTGGCCTACTACACCAAGTACTTCAACGCCCCCCTGCGCATGGCTGCCAACTGGCCCGACCCCTCCAAGCTCAAGATGGCCGGCCTGCCCAAGTTCGCCGGCGGCGAAGGAGCCACCGTCTTCTGGACCACCGGCGCCTGCCTCTTCAAGTACGGCAAAAACAAGGAGAAGGCCGCCGAGTATGTGCGGGCCCTCACCTACGACGAGCAGATCTGGCGGGATTCCATCGCCGGCAGCGCCACCGCCCACCCCGGCCAGCTGCCGCCCTACGCCTCCCTCTACGCCAAGTGGGACGCCAACCCGCCCGACTGGATGCCCCCCTTCGTGGGGTTGATCCGGGATCAGCTTCCCATCGCCCGGGCCATTCCCAACCACCTCTTCGGGCTGACCCAGTTCCAGATCGGCAAACCCCACTGGGAAACTTACCTCACGGGCGAAGAGCCGGATCCCATGGTGGCCATGCAGGCGGCCAAGGACGCCGTGTTGGCCGAGCTGGAAAAGGCCCGCAGCTAA